ATTCTCCAGCCAACCCCTACAGAAGTCACGGGACAAGGCCCTCAGCCTCCTGGCTGAAGAGCAGAGTGGAAAGGTTAAAGAAAGGATATGGAGTGGCAACAGAAGTAATCCAACACACCCTGCTAGCCTGAGTTCCCTCATCGGTAAAACAGGCTattaggggaattccctggcagtccagtggttaggactctgattTCACTGctagggcctgggttcaatccctggtcacagaaataagatcccacaagccacacgtGCAgccaaattaacttaaaatgaaacaaacctTGCCTCTAGATTGTCATGATGATAAAAGGTGAGGATGTGTATGAGGCCTTGCATGTTGTACCAGCACATGCTGTGTGCTCAGTGAACAGATCCAATGGCCTGCCTGTTGATTTTAATGATGAACTGACATGGCAAACTTGTGTGCCtcctaagtcgattcagtcgtgtccaactctgcgaccctatggactgtagtggccaggctcttctgtccatgagattctccaggcaagaagactgaaatgcgttgccatgccctcttccaggggatcttcccgacccagggatcgaacccacgtctcttatgttcccttcattggcaggcgggttcctatCTAAAACAGAGACCTTGAATGTTTTCCACTGCAaatctctcttcccttccttacCTGAGTGCCATGCTTTTGGGTCTGGAAGCCTTGCTCTGCCTCTCCCCACATGGCACCATCATTCCATTCTGTCTGCTCTTCTCCAACATACATCTCAGATCTGGTTCCCACTCTCCATCTTCACTGCCACTTTGCTAGTCCTCCCACCTCGATTTCCCCTAAAACTCCTCACTAGTCCTCCTTCACCTACTGTCTGGTCTCTAAAGCGTCAGTAGACTGCCAGCCTCCTGGACGAGCCCACTGCCCTCCAAGGCCCTGCTTCTGTCTCCAGTTTCACAGGGACTatgctcctctcctctctctgcagctTGCCCTCGCTAGCACCAGGCTTTTCCTTCCTCAGAGTCTTGGCATATGTTATTTCCAACCCCACAGAAAACTCCTTGTGCCAAATTGTCCCCACtggttctttctcctcctccaaatCTCAGCTTAAATATGATcactgcagggacttccctggtggtccagtggttaagattccatgcttccagtgcagggagcccaggttcgatctctggtcagggaactagatcctgcatgctgcaactaagacctggcatggccaaataaagaAATGCCGTTAAAAATATATGATCACATCAAAGTGGCTTTCCCCAACCACCTCATCTAAAAcacttccccttctcctcacaggcttctctgttccaGCACCATGATGCATTTCTTCATAGAATTTACAAAGTAtgtagttatatatttatttgcttaacaCTTGTTTATAGTCTGTCTTATCACCATACTAAAAATTCGATAGAAGGGCACGGGCTCTATTTTGCTTACCACTGCATCCTCAGGACCTGGCatagagtaagtgctcaataaaaattacaaatggtCATTGAGCTGACAGGAGCCAATGTGACAATGACAATGATGCTATCAGAGCCCTTCTAGAGAATCTCACTGCTTGATCAAAATGTTCCTCATCCCCTTTCTTCAACCTCCAGTCCCTACCCTAGATCTCCTGCTTCCTAGATCCATCTAGGGCTAACTTCAGCAAAGTACAAAGGGaccatggtgaaagtgaaagttgctcagttgtgtctgactctctgtgatcccatggactacacagttcatggaattctccaggccagaatactggagtgagtagccatttccttcttcaggggatcttcccaacccagggatcgaacccaggtctcccgcattgcaggtggattctttaccagctgagctaccagggaagcccctcaaaggGACCATattactggcaaaaaaaaaaaaaaaatctctattcagGTTGATGACCAGACAGAATGGATGAATTAAAAATTTATCAGGAAAAATGGATGGGAGAAGGGCGGAATGCCAGAAGACAGGGGCAGAGAGCCAGCAGGTCCAGGGGAGGGACTCTGCATGGGGGGAGGGGTGCCCACTGGGTGtgccccttttcttttttctggctccTTTTGATAAGACCAGCAGTTTTGTTATCCTCTCCCCATTCTCTCTCCACAGTCCAGGAGGCTGCAGCTCCGAATTTTGAAGCATGTCAGGGCAGGAGAACATGCCCCCCAACTGGCTCTGGTCATGGCTTTCTAAGTCCCAACGGGATTTATTGAAGTCCATCCTGACTGGGGCTCCAGGAGGTAAGAAGGGGCACCAGATGCCAttgaagagaaggggagaaatgCTGCTGGCTAGGAGGTATTTGGGGAGGATCTGTGTTCAGAGTCTCCTCCATGTTAATTTATAGACCCTGGTCTGGGCCTCTTCTCCCAACCCCGATaggcagggcagaggggagcTTGCAGCCTGGGAGCCAAGGGGCATTCTCATGACTGCTGGACTCTGGCCCCTGGTGCACAGGACTTCCAGTGAGAGGCGAGGCACTGGTGACACTTTAACCAGGATACAGAGCTGATTCCCCGCCCAGCCGGCCTCCTGCCTCCAACCATTAACAGTAGAGAGCAGATCCCCGGAGACAGACAGGTGTGCATGGAAGGTGTGGCTGGTACTGGGGGTCCTCTTCCTCTGAGCTGGGCTGGGGCAAGCTACAGAGACTTCAGGACCTGGAGTAGCACTGAAGGGGCTGAGGAAACTCAAAGGAGGGAGTGGGAGGCCAGTCAATtgtcaggggctggagggaagaAGACAGGAACCTTAGGAAGGGGAACTGGGTGTTTCTCGGCCTGGAAATGAAGGGCCACTGTGGACTAGATATCAAGGGGAGCTGAGGCTGAGAGAAGTCAGCAGCTAAAGGGCAAGAAGTCTGAGGTTGTGAGGGACCAGATAGCTAGGTGATCAAGAATTTGAGCCTGGAGTTAGTCAGACCTAAATGGGAATCTTATCTCTGTTCATTAGAAGCTATACAACCTTGGGCAACTGATTTAACCTttctcagcctctgtttccttacCTAGAAGATGGGGATAATTACAGAGCATATAGCAGTACCTGCTTACTAGCATCCTGGTgactaaataagataatgtatgcATTATGCCCAGCTCATAAGACTCAACAAAAACTGGAGAACTGAGGGAAGGAATAGAAAGCGCACTGAGATGAAAGGATGGGGACCGGAGGCAGGTGCCCATGCAGCCCCTTTCTACTGCAGGACCAGCGGGGTACCTGCGGCGGGCTAGTGTAGCCCAGATGACCCAGGAGCTGGGCAATTCCTTCTTCCAGCGGCAGCAGCTGCCAGCCGCTATGGCAGACACCTTCTTGGAACATCTGTGCCTGCTGGACATCGACTCTGAGCCTGTGGTCCCTCGCAGTACCAGCATCATCGCCACCATCGgtgagcacccccaccccccctgcAGCGTCACACGGCCTTGTGTGTGTTTCTCAAGGTGCTGCCTCATCTTTTGTGTTCTTTGAGGCTTCTCCTTGTTTGACTgagggataaataaataaatatatattttaaaaatttatttatttacggcTGCACGGGGTCATTGCTGCAAGAGGGCTTTCTCTGATTGCGgagggcaggggctactctccagttctGGTGTGCAGGctcctcactgcggtggcttcttcTGTAGAGCATGGTCTCTAGGACAAGTGGGCTCAGTCTCTGTGGCTTGGAGTCTCTAGAACAGGGCTCGGCAGTCATGCTGCATAGGCTGAGTTACCCtgaaacatgtgggatcttcctggatcaggagtcAAACCggagtcccctgcactgcaagggagattcttaaccactggacaacttcAGAAgcccaacaaatatttgttgagtgcttgGTAGATAAGCTTCAGGGTCCTGGGAGTAGGTcagtgaaatgaaataaacagacagggacttctctgattaggattccatgcttccactgcagagggcccaggttctgTCCCTAGCTGGGGAAGTAGATTTCACCTgcacagcatagccaaataagtaaaaataattattttttttaaaaagagactcccctggtggtccagtggctaagactccatgctcccaacacaggaagcccaggttcaatccctggtcaagaaactagaacccacatgccacaactaagacccagcataaccaaataaataaatattaaaaagaaaaagcagacaaagatCCCTACTCTTGGGGAGCTGACAATCTAGCTGGGTGGGGCAATAGTAAATAtaataagttatttaaaaaataaggaaagtattTAGTACATTGGAAACTGATAAGTActatggaaaaattttttttaaaaatcaagcatgAGAATGGGCATTAAAATGCAAGGGCAGGAGAGAGGCTGTAGTCCTAATAGGGAGTCAGGGTAGCCATGGTTGAGAAAATTAGACCTGAGCGAAGACTTGAGGGGGATGAGAAAACGAGCCATGCAGATGTCTAAGGGAAAAGAGTTCTAGACAAAGGGAATAGTCAGTGCCAAGGCCCTAAGTCAAGGAGGCTGGAAACCATCAAGGGGAAGAGCAGCAAAAATGAAGAGATTGGAGGAAGGGGAAGATCATGGAGGGTTTAGTAGGCCATTTTTAGAATCTGAGTTGAGTTTCACTCCAAGTGCAGTGCAAAGCTGAAACCACTGTAGTTTTGAGCAGGAGTTACATGCTGTTACTTGGGTCTTAACAGAACTGCCCTGGCTGCTATATTGAAAGTagactggggttgggggtgggggtgagcgcAGAAGCTGCTCTGGCAGTATCTCTGGTTTTGACCAGGTGGTGGCTGTGGAGCTGCTGAAGGGACAATATTCTGAATGTATTTTGAAGGTTGAGCCAACAGGATATGATGGATTGGatatgggtgggggtgggggtgaaaaAGGAGTCAAGGACTAGTCCCAGTGTTTTGGTGTGAGGAGCTAGAAGAACCCATTATCAACTGAGCAGGAGAGACTGTGGTGGAAAGGTTTAGAGGAGAGATCAGTTCAGTTTGGGGCTTGTTGAGTTTGATTACACATATTAGACACACAAGTGTGGTATAGAGTAGGCAATCAGATACACAACTCTGGTTTTGGGAGAGGGGTCTAAACCGGAGATGTAAATTTGGAAGTTGTTGACATACTGATGGTATGTAAAGCCATGAGACTAGTTGAGACTACCAagggagtgaaagtgaaatgagAGAAGAGGAGTGGTCATCTAATGGGAGCTAAGGCTGAAAGGGAGCAGCCAGTAAGGTAGAACTAAACCAGGAGAGGCTGGTGTTCTGGAGGCCAAGCCAAGAATGTATGTCAAAGACGTGTGTCAAATACTGCTGACAGACCAGCCAAGATGAGGACTAACCACTAGATTTAGCAACAACACAGAGGTTgttgactagagatctcttcaagaaaattagagatactaagggaacatttcatgcaaagatgggctcaataaaggacagaaatggtagggacctaacagaagcagaagatattaagaagaggtggcaagaattttgtacagaagaactgtacaaaaaagatcttcacgacccagataatcacgatgatgtgatcactcacctagagccagacatcctggaatgtgaagtcaagtgggccttacgaagcatcactacgaacaaagctagtggaggtgatggaattccagttgacctgtttcaaattctgaaagatgatgctgtgaaagtgctgcactcaatatgccaacaaatttgggaaactcagcagtggccacaggactggaaaaggtcagttttaattccaatcccaaagaaaggcaatgccaaagaatgctcaaactaccacacaattgcactcatctcacacgctagtaaagtaatgcttaaaattctccaagccaggctttagcaatacatgaaccgtgaacttcccgatgttcaagctggttttagaaaaggcagaggagccagagatcacattgccaacatccgctagatcatcaaaaaagctagagagttccagaaaaacatctatttctgctttattgactatgccaaagcctttgattgtgtggatcacaataaactgtggaaaattctgaaagagatgggaataccagaccacctaacctgcctcttgagaaagctgtatgcaggtcaggaagcaacagttagaactggacatggaacaacagactggttccaaataggaaaaggagtacgtcaaggctgtatattgtcaccctgcttatttaacttatatgcagagtacatcatgagaaacgctgggctggaggaagcgcaagctggaatcaagatttctgggtgaaatatcaataacctcagatatgcagatgacaccacccttatggcagaaagtgaagaagaactaaagagcctcttgatgaaagtgaaagaggagagtgaaaaagttggcttaaggctcaacattcagaaaactaggatcatggcatccggttccatcacttcatggcaaatagacggggaaacagtggaaacagtggctgactttatttttctggactccaaaatcactgcagatggtgactgcagccatgaaattaaaagacacttactccttggtaggaaagttatgaccaacctagacagcatattaaaaagcagagacattactttgttaacaaaggtccatctagtcaaggctatggtttttccagtggtcatgtatggatgtgagagttggattataaagaaagctgagcgccgaagaattgatgcttttgaactgtggtgttggagaagactcttgagagtcccttggactgcaaggagatccaactagtccatcctaaaggagatcagtcctggaaggactgatgttgatgctgaaactccaatactttggccacctgatgcgaagagctgactgcacagaggatgagatggttggatggcatcaccgactcgatggacatgagtttgagtcaactccgggagttggtgatggacggggaggcctggcgtgctgtggttcatggggtggcaaagagtcggacatgactgagcgacagaactgaactgaactgacagaggtTTTTGGTGACCTTGACAAGAACAGATGTAATGGAGAGTGGTTACAAGGAGAATAGGGGGAGGGGATACAGAGATAACTCTTGCCATGAATTTTGCTGCGCTGGTGAGCAAAGGAATAGGGCTATGTAGCTAGAGGGGGAACTGAAATTaggagaatttgttgttgttggatgAAATAACACCAGGCTTACATGCTGATGGGAGTGATctaacagaaaaggaaaacactgatGACATAGAGAACTGGGGGAACTGCTGAATCTGTTTTTGATCGGGTGAGAAGGAGACCCTGTACACAGTGGAAGAACTGGCTTTGGGAGGGACTGGAGAGGCTGGTCAGCTGGGTCTCAGTTACTCAGCTGTCCTACCAGCAGGGAAGCAATGGAACTCAACCTTCCTCAGTCCAACAGGAAGGAGGCTCCAAAGCTTGGCACCCATCCCCTTCTCATTCACTGGGGTTTCCCCCACACTGCAGCACGTAACATCAAGGACAGCACTGTCGCCTCAGGCCTGGCTGAGCCCACCCTTCCAGGGCCTTGCAGTGCAAGGAGGCGGGTCTTAGCTGAAGAGGTGAACGTGGTTTCCGATCTgtgtgcaggggtgggggcaagggACAAAGATCGGGTGACAGGACTTCTGCGGCCTGGGGCGGCCCCGAGGGTGATGATGGGTTCGGTCGTCACTCAGGTTTGGTGAGAAAGTTGTCTGAATCGGGTCTCTGGTTCCAGGGCCGGCATCTCGCTCCGTGGAGCGCCTCAAGGAGATGATCAGGGCCGGGATGAACATCGCGAGACTCAACTTCTCCCACGGCTCCCACGAGGTTCAGGGCGGGGCCACGGGGAGACGGGTGGGGCTAGAGGATGCCCCGAGGTCCCGGCCAGCTTCCCCTGAAATCCTCGCTTTGTTCTGGTCCCTAGTACCATGCTGAGTCCATCGCTAACGTCCGTGAGGCGGTGGAGAGCTTTGCAGATTCTCCGCTCAGCTACCGACCCGTGGCCATCGCTCTGGACACCAAGGGACCAGAGATACGCACTGGGATCCTGCAAGGGGTGAGAGAGGACCCGCGACCCGCCCAGTTTTGGGGCGGGCGAAGAGGGCGGTGCGGCGTGAAGGAAGTTGTCCGTAGGGCGGAGCATTGGGAGGGGCGGGCCCTGACCGCCGCAGGCCGAACTCAGCTTTCCTCTGGCCCCGCCCCTAGGGCCCGGCGTCAGAagtggagatagtgaagggctcCCAGGTGCTGGTGACGGTGGATCCAGAGCTCCGGACGCGCGGGGACGCGAACACCGTGTGGGTGGACTACCCCAATATAGTCCGAGTCGTGCCGGTGGGGGGCCGCATCTACATTGACGACGGGCTCATCTCCCTAGTGGTCAAGGAAATCGGTGCGCACGAGCCTCCTGTCCTGGTCCTGCGCAGTGGGCCCCCTTCCTTTCGGTCCCGCCTTCGCCCTTCACTCCCACCAAACCTTCCCGAGCCCCTGGCATCCAGACTcctgggctgccctgggctggggctggatTGGCGGGTTAGAAGTTTCTTCCACAGACGTCCACCCTGCGCTATTCGGTGCAGAGCCCAGGCTGAGCGTGAAGAAACAAATAAGACATCATTCCGTTTTCTTGCGGGTCCAAGCCCGGTGTCCCCACTGCTGTGACTATGCCCCCGGCCTCACCCCTAACCTAGGCGGACTCTTTCCATACCCGCAGGTCCAAAAGGGCTAAAGACCGAGGTGGAGAACGGCGGTGTCCTGGGCAGTCGGAAGGGCGTGAACTTGCCAGGCGCCAAGGTGGACCTGCCTGGGCTGTCCGAGCAAGATATCCAGGACCTGCGCTTCGGGGTGGAGCATGGCGTGGACATCGTCTTTGCCTCTTTTGTGCGGAAAGCCAGCGACGTGGCTGCCGTCCGGGATGCTCTGGGGCCGGAAGGACAGGGCATCAAGATCGTTAGCAAAATCGAGAACCACGAGGGCGTAAAGAAGTGAGACTTGGTCTTTGTTCCCATCAGGCCCTACGCATCcccatcttcctcctctttccctgcctgcctctctctggcTTCTCTTGGGTCTGTCCCAGCCCTGACTTCCCCAACCGCCCAGGTTCGATGAAATCCTGGAGGTGAGCGACGGCATTATGGTGGCACGGGGTGACCTGGGCATTGAGATCCCGGCCGAGAAGGTTTTCCTGGCTCAGAAGATGATGATCGGACGTTGCAACTTGGCGGGAAAGCCCGTTGTCTGTGCTACACAGGTCTGCCATGAGCCCTGGGGGCAGGGCCCTCTATGAGTCTGGGGACACCAAGGGTGAATACGCATACCTTAGGTCTCTAGCATGTTTTGCTGTCCAATGTTTGACCCTCAAACAACAAAGCTAGGAAGACCTACTGACCCCcgttttcagatgaggaaacagagcagCCAGGATCACACAGTTTGTGAGTGTGACTCTGGTTTTCAGGGCCCTCAGAGTGTGGGTGTCAGAGATGTAGGCGGGGCAGGGTCCCCAGTCAGATATGACTCCTACAGCTCTGACCGCAAGATATCCCCAGATGCTGGAGAGCATGATCACTAAGCCCCGGCCAACTCGGGCAGAGACGAGTGATGTGGCCAACGCCGTGCTGGATGGGGCAGACTGCATCATGCTGTCGGGGGAGACTGCCAAAGGCAACTTTCCTGTGGAGGCTGTAAAGATGCAGCATGCGGTAGGAGCTCAGAGTGCAAGGCAAATGGGCTGGAAAACCACCCCCCCCTTCCAGATCCCAATACCCTTGCCCAGCCTGACTTCCTGGTGCCCACAGATTGCCCGGGAGGCAGAGGCTGCCGTGTACCACCGGCAGCTCTTTGAGGAGCTCCGCCGGGCGGCACCGCTGAGCCGGGATCCCACGGAGGTCACCGCTATTGGTGCTGTGGAGGCTGCCTTCAAGTGCTGTGCTGCTGCCATCATCGTGCTGACCACAAGTGGCCGGTGAGGAGAACACTGGGAACACGGCAGGACACAGCTTTGGGCCCAGGGCAGGCTGGGATGGGCCCCAAGCGTGGCTTTTGTCTCATCATCAGAGATCTTTCTGGGATAAGAAGAGAAGCAGCTATGGGAGCTGGAAGCCTAGAGAGACAGATCTTGGAGCACACCGGGAATTGTGCCTCTCTCCTCTAGGGTTTGGGAGGGCAAGGTGGCATCACTGGGTGCACTGACTTCCAGGCCATCTGGGCTCCCAGGGCTCAGAAACAGGTCCTCTGCATTGAGCCCACAAAGCTTTGCAATGCTGGGGTATTACAGAAGGCTCCAGAAGGTTTGAATTCAAATCTTTGCTCTGAAACTTAGCTATGACATCTTGGGTAGGTCACCCAGGTTCTATAATCCTCCTCCATTTGCTCATGGGCTTATGAGGATTaacaagaaacattttttaagttaaatactATATAAAGATGCATTCCCAGAagagtttctgtttttcaaagagGTTTCTccttattatctcatttgattttttttttagtcatctCATAGTTTCCCCATGTGGTCAAAAAGGCAGGTATTCTCATATCCACTTTATGGGTGAGAAAACTAAAGCCCAGAAAAAATATGATGACTTACCTAGGGTCACACAGCTTATTGGTGGCACCTGGAACCTGGACCCAGCACTCTTCCAATATTCTGGGCTGACCTTGTCTGCCTCCTTCAGTTCAGCCCAGCTTCTGTCTCGGTACCGACCTCGGGCAGCGGTCATTGCCGTCACCCGCTCTGCTCAGGCCGCCCGCCAGGCCCACCTGTGCAGAGGAGTCTTCCCTGTGCTCTACTGTGAACCTCCAGAGAACATCTGGGCCGATGATGTGGACCGCCGGGTCCAATTTGGCATCGAAAGTGGTGAGCCCCCTagcttcctcccaccctcccctggATTTGTATCCTGAGTCCTCCAACCTCACTTCCTACACTCACCCAAAGGGTCTTGCCTCTCTCCTCTGGTCCCAGGTTTTCTCTGTGAGATTCACTAAGACTGAGATACTTGAGTCTTCAGAGGTGGGGGGAACATGCTGAGAGAGGGCAGAGGGAGCGAGGGCAGGGACCAGGGCCATCCCTAAGCAGTTGGCACAGCTGCTGCCTCCACCAGATGGCTAGAGCTGGGCATGACACA
This portion of the Cervus canadensis isolate Bull #8, Minnesota chromosome 2, ASM1932006v1, whole genome shotgun sequence genome encodes:
- the PKLR gene encoding pyruvate kinase PKLR isoform X1, translating into MSGQENMPPNWLWSWLSKSQRDLLKSILTGAPGGPAGYLRRASVAQMTQELGNSFFQRQQLPAAMADTFLEHLCLLDIDSEPVVPRSTSIIATIGPASRSVERLKEMIRAGMNIARLNFSHGSHEYHAESIANVREAVESFADSPLSYRPVAIALDTKGPEIRTGILQGGPASEVEIVKGSQVLVTVDPELRTRGDANTVWVDYPNIVRVVPVGGRIYIDDGLISLVVKEIGPKGLKTEVENGGVLGSRKGVNLPGAKVDLPGLSEQDIQDLRFGVEHGVDIVFASFVRKASDVAAVRDALGPEGQGIKIVSKIENHEGVKKFDEILEVSDGIMVARGDLGIEIPAEKVFLAQKMMIGRCNLAGKPVVCATQMLESMITKPRPTRAETSDVANAVLDGADCIMLSGETAKGNFPVEAVKMQHAIAREAEAAVYHRQLFEELRRAAPLSRDPTEVTAIGAVEAAFKCCAAAIIVLTTSGRSAQLLSRYRPRAAVIAVTRSAQAARQAHLCRGVFPVLYCEPPENIWADDVDRRVQFGIESGKLRGFLHSGDLVIVVTGWRPGSGYTNIMRVLSVT
- the PKLR gene encoding pyruvate kinase PKLR isoform X2, giving the protein MEGPAGYLRRASVAQMTQELGNSFFQRQQLPAAMADTFLEHLCLLDIDSEPVVPRSTSIIATIGPASRSVERLKEMIRAGMNIARLNFSHGSHEYHAESIANVREAVESFADSPLSYRPVAIALDTKGPEIRTGILQGGPASEVEIVKGSQVLVTVDPELRTRGDANTVWVDYPNIVRVVPVGGRIYIDDGLISLVVKEIGPKGLKTEVENGGVLGSRKGVNLPGAKVDLPGLSEQDIQDLRFGVEHGVDIVFASFVRKASDVAAVRDALGPEGQGIKIVSKIENHEGVKKFDEILEVSDGIMVARGDLGIEIPAEKVFLAQKMMIGRCNLAGKPVVCATQMLESMITKPRPTRAETSDVANAVLDGADCIMLSGETAKGNFPVEAVKMQHAIAREAEAAVYHRQLFEELRRAAPLSRDPTEVTAIGAVEAAFKCCAAAIIVLTTSGRSAQLLSRYRPRAAVIAVTRSAQAARQAHLCRGVFPVLYCEPPENIWADDVDRRVQFGIESGKLRGFLHSGDLVIVVTGWRPGSGYTNIMRVLSVT
- the PKLR gene encoding pyruvate kinase PKLR isoform X3: MTQELGNSFFQRQQLPAAMADTFLEHLCLLDIDSEPVVPRSTSIIATIGPASRSVERLKEMIRAGMNIARLNFSHGSHEYHAESIANVREAVESFADSPLSYRPVAIALDTKGPEIRTGILQGGPASEVEIVKGSQVLVTVDPELRTRGDANTVWVDYPNIVRVVPVGGRIYIDDGLISLVVKEIGPKGLKTEVENGGVLGSRKGVNLPGAKVDLPGLSEQDIQDLRFGVEHGVDIVFASFVRKASDVAAVRDALGPEGQGIKIVSKIENHEGVKKFDEILEVSDGIMVARGDLGIEIPAEKVFLAQKMMIGRCNLAGKPVVCATQMLESMITKPRPTRAETSDVANAVLDGADCIMLSGETAKGNFPVEAVKMQHAIAREAEAAVYHRQLFEELRRAAPLSRDPTEVTAIGAVEAAFKCCAAAIIVLTTSGRSAQLLSRYRPRAAVIAVTRSAQAARQAHLCRGVFPVLYCEPPENIWADDVDRRVQFGIESGKLRGFLHSGDLVIVVTGWRPGSGYTNIMRVLSVT